The genomic window GTGATTCTCGCCGTGCGCGGAGTAGCAATAGGCCGCAAAGGTCTGGCCCGCCGCATGGGCGCGAGCCCGGATGCCCATCAGCCAGTCCCAGAACGCGGCGAAGTTGCGGGCCTCGGCGCGCCCGCCCAGCGGCTCCCAGGTCACGAAGGGGTAGTATTCGCCGGCATACCACGCACCCCAGAGGTAGGCTCCCTGGTCCAGGTAGGCCTCCATGTCCACGTCGACCTCCACGTCGGCGCGGGGGATGGCGGGCGCGTCGCGGGCCAGCAGCGTTATCCCCTCCCGCCACGCTGCGGCCAGCTGGGAGGCCGGGTAGTAGTCAGCATCGATAAGCGCCTGGACGCTGTCGATGCCCTGCTCCCGGTACGGGTCGGCCTTGTCACCGGGCAAGAACAGGCTGATGTCGTCGACGGCAGTCAGCTCCGGCTCGCAGACGGGCCAGAAGCGGCAGCTGGCGCATTCTTTGACCCGGCGCGGCGCCTGGGGCAGCGGGCGGGCCAGGGCGGTATCCAGCGCGGCCTGGTAGCGCTGCGTTTCGGTGAAGAAGGTCAGCTGGCGGTCCTGGCCGATGATCCCGGCCCGACCCGCGTACTGCTCGCCGAGGGCCCGCTCCGCGAGCGCCAGCCGATAGCCGTCGGCCACGTGGTGGCGTGCCTGGTACGGCAGCGGCAGGGGGCGGCTGAGCCCGAGGCGATGGGTGGGCACGCCCGGCAGGGTCTTGCCGGGCTTCTTCCGCGCCACGCGGTGGTTGGAGACCAGCACTGGGACGACCCCGTCCGGGGTGCGCAACAAGAGGTCCACGTTGACCGCTACTCCCTCGGCGATGAGCACGCCGCCGGTGATGTGGGTGTGCGCGCCGCTAAGCGCGCGCTGGGTGGCGGCGGCGCGCTGGGAGGCATCGTCAGCCGGCAGGGGCCCTAAGTCCTTGCGGCGGACCTTTTTGCCCTGCTGGGGCAGCTGTTCGGCGACGGCCTCGCGGGCGGCGCGCAGCCTGTCGGCCCGCGCGGCGGCGGAGGCAGGGGCGGGGATTTCGGGGAAGCGCCGGGCCTGAACCCGCCGGTACTGGCACCCCACCAGATCCGACGCCGTCAACCAATCGCTCACCCGTCCGAGCTTAATAGACTAGGACAGGTAATGTTGAATGCAGCACTACACTGCAAACAAATAGTTCCCAAGACAACGACCTTCAACCACAGTGAGGACTAACGTCATGAGCCTGCTCAAGAAAGCTCGTAAGCTCCGCGCCCAAGCCAAGGCAGAAGCCAAGGCCGCCAAGGCCCGCGCCCGGGCCGAGGTCAAGGAGGCCTCCAAGGCGGAGCGCCGCCAGCAGAAGCTGCTGGCCAAGCAGGAAAAGAACTTGCTGAAGTCGGAAGAAAAGGGCCTGAAGAAGCGCCGCAAGCACGAGGAAAAGATGGCCAAGCAGGAGCTGGAGAAGCTCAAGGCCGGCCGCTTTAACTCCGACAATGTCAAGCGCTACGCCGGCGCCGCCCGCGTGGCCGTCCCGCTGCTGCTGCCGCTGGCCTACCGCGGCCTGGTGGCCCTGCGCGAAAACAACGAGAAGCGCCAGGCTAAAAAGGCCGGCGTCTCCCGCGACCAGCTCGCCTCCTTTGCCGGCCACGGCGCCTCCCTGAAGGCCCGCACCCAGGGCATCCGCAACTCACTGGAGGGTACCGACCTGCCGGCCGGTTTCAAGCGCGACGTGCGCGACCGCCTCGACGAGCTCGACGCGGCCACCGACAACGCGGAATTCATGACCGCCGATCAGCGCCGCCGCGCGCACTCGTCGATCAACACCGACATCGACGGCATCACCTACGACATCCAGCAGCGCCTCACCACCGCCTAGAACGCGGCGTCCCTAAGCCCACAGCACAACCCCGGATCCCAGCATCTACCTGCCGGACCGGGGTTGAGCTTTGTCCGCGCCGAAGTAGGCGGCGCGGGGCGCGGGACCGCGGGCTAGAGCACGCCCTGCTCGCGGGCGGCGGCGACGGCCGAGGTGCGCGATCGCACGCCCAGCTTGTCGTAGATGTGCACCAGGTGGGACTTCACGGTGGCCTCCGAGAGCATGAGGTCCTGGCCGATCTGGCGGTTCGAGGCGCCGGCGGCCACCAGCTTGAGCACCTCCAGCTCGCGCGGGGTCAGCGAGGTGCGCGGCGTGCGCACGCGCGTCATCAGGCGGTCGGCGACCATGGGCGACAGGGCCGAGTCCCCGTCCGCGGCCGAGCGCACCGCGGCGAGCAGCTCCGCCGGCGGGGCGTCCTTGAGCAGGTAGCCCAAGGCGCCGGCTTCGATGGCGCCTAGGATGTCCGCGTCCGTGTCGTAATTGGTCACGACCAGCACCTTCGGCGGGTGCTCCATGTGGGAGCGGATAGCAGCGGTGGCCTCCGCCCCGCCCATCACCCGGGTGCCTTCCACGCCCGCGCCAAAGCGCAGGTCCATCAGCAGCACGTCGATGCCGCCGGCCTGGGCCGCCGAGATCGCGGCCTCGGCCGTGGCCACCTCCCCGACTACCTCGATGTCGTCGGCCTCCTCTAGCACGGCGCGCAGCCCTAGTCGGACGATTTCGTGGTCGTCAGCTAGCAGAACCCTAATCACGTGGAGCCTCTCCTTTTTGTGGAAACACGTATCCTCCGAAAGTTTAATCTACCAAGGGAACGCTAACAGATACAGCCGTGCCGCACCCAGGCGTGGATTCCACCGAGATCGTCCCGCCGAGCTCCTCCGCGCGGCGCTGCAGGGCGCTGAGCCCGATGTGCCCCAGCCCGGCGGGCCGGTCGCGGACTTCCTCCGGGTCGAAGCCGCGCCCGTTGTCCACCACGTCTAAGCGGACCTCGTCGTCCTCGTAGGTCACGGTCACGCGCGCCCGGCTCGCGTGCGCGTGCTTGACGACGTTGCCCGCCGCGCCCTGGGCGATGCGCAGCAGCGCGGCCTCGACCTTCATCGGCAGCTGGCGGGGCTCGCCGTCGGTTTCGACCTCCATCTCCAGCTCGCCGGTGGCGGCGTAGCCCTCCGCCATGCGCGTGAGCGCGCCCGCCAGGGAGGTCTCCGACAGGCCGGCCGGCTGCAGCGCGGCGATCATGGCGCGGGCCTCCTTGAGGTTCTCGGCCGCGGTCGAGCGCGCCAAGTCCATGCGCTGGCTGGCGCGGACTGGGTCCTCGCTAGCGATGTCGCGCTGCGCGGCGTGCAGCAGCATCTGGATGGAGGACAGCCCCTGGGCCAGCGTGTCGTGGATTTCGTGGGCGATGCGCTGGCGCTCCGCGCTGATACCGGCCTCGCGCTCCGTCTGGGCCAGCTGCGCGCGGGTCTCGACGAGCTCGGCGATGAGCTCCTCGCGCTCCAGGTTGATGCGGTGGAGCGTGTCGAAGGCGTAGTAAATGGCGATGGTGACCACCGCGGAGACCCCCGGGCCCATCACGCCGCCGAAGGTCAGGCCGTCCGGGATCTGCACGACCACGGAGATCACCCCGGCGACTATCACCATGATGACGCCCCAGAACATCGACAGCACGCGCAGATAGAGGAAGAACAGGCTAAAGACCAGGTAGATGCCCGCCGGGGCGATGGTCAGGTCCAGCACCCACAGGGCGGTCAGCGCGGCCAGCCACAAAAGCTTGACCGTAAACAGCCAGAGGTGCATGTAGATGGAGCCGGCGAAGTAGACGGCGGCGAAGGCAGACAGCAGCACAAGGTTCGCGGCGGCGTCCCCCAGCGGCATCCGCACGGAGGCGAAGATGGCGATCACCAGCAAGGTGGCGGTGAGGATGTGGATGCCGTTGCGCAGGACATCCGCATCGCTCAGGTTCTCCGCGGACGGGTGCTCTAGACTGGTACTCATGCCCAAAAGCCTACTTCCCGCCGTGCTCGTCGTAGCGCTTGGCCTCGCGGCCTGCAGCAGCGAGTCCAGCGACGCACCCGAAAGCGACAACTCGGCCCAGCCCGCCGCCGAGCAGCCGGCCGACAGCAACGACACCGCCCCGGAAAACGCAGCGGCCGAGCAGCCCGGCGACGGCCTGCCGGTGGAGACCACGGCCGAGGCGACCGAGCCCGGCGAGTGCCCTTACCTGGACGGCCAGTGGCTGGCGGAAACCAACGGCCAGCGCCTGACCGATCAGGCCATCGATCCCCGGTTTAGCACGCCTGCCTGCATCTTCTGGTCCTACCCGGAGGACCCGCAGGCCACCGTCATCATCCGCGAGATGCCCGACCGCGACGCCGCCATGGACGTCGTGGACTGGGCCGCGCCCGTCGATGCCACGGAGCTCGCCGAGTTCGACGGCTGGTCCGGCGGCCGCGGGATCCTGGGCGACCAGGCGGTCTTCGCGGTGCAGAAGGACAACCACGCGGTGGCAGTCTGGACCAACCAGCTGCAGACCATCAAAGCCGAGTCCATCGCCCGAGAAGCGATCACCAACCTCGGGCTCTAGGCTGCGAGGCGGGCCTAGACAGAGACGTCGTTGTACGGCATCAACGGGGAGATGGCCGGGAAGACGACCTCCATGAGGAGGAAGAACACGCCCACGGCGATGGCGATAGCCAGCAGCACCTTCACGGGGGTAGGGCCCGGCAAGAGGTTCCAGAGTGCTCGGTACATGGTTTCTATTCCTCCTCCATCGCGGCCGGGCGCGTTGGGCTCGAGTCTACTTTCATCGCGTGCACGATCATTCGCTCCGCGTTGGAGAACTGCGGGTGGCAGGTGGTCAGCGTCAGCAGAGCCTCGCTGGGCTCCGGCCCGCCGGCGGCCATCCCAGGGATGGGAGCGATAACGCCGATGTCCCCGGGCAGCGTGATGTGGCGGCCGGGCGCCCCGGCATAAGGGCCGCCATAGATCTTTTCCTGTTGTTCCGGCGTGAAGCAGTCCGCCGGCTGCCCGTCGATGGGCAAGACCCGGTAGGTCACCCACTCGCCTTGGGTTTCGATGACGATGGAGTCGCAGGTTTCCAGCTTGCCCAGGTCGTTGAAGGGCGCGCCCTTGCCCACGCGGTGGCCGGCGACGGCGAAGTTTCCGTTCTCGCCCGGCATCTGGCTATCGACGTAGCGCCCCGGACCCTTGAGCAGGTCGTCCTCGTCGGTGCCTTCCAGGATGGCGAAGTGGTAGTCGGAAGCGAAGCTGGGGATGTACATCCGGGCAAAGGCCTCGCCCAGCTCCGGGTGGAGCTTGCCGCGCGGGTTGGTCCGTTCGTTCCAGCGCTGCTCCAGGTTCTGGTTAGCCTCGTCCTGGAGCTCGGCGGACTTCAGGTTGGTCCAATAGGCCTCATAAAAGGCGAACAACAGCAGCAGCACCCCGACGGTCATAAAGATTTCTCCCATAACCTGCTGCCAACTGAGGCGCGTGTGATTCATGCGCAATAGTGTAGCGCCTGTAGGCTGGATCTGCCTCATTCACCAGAGACTGCGGAAAGGCCTGCGCGCATGCTGACTATCTTCATGTACCCCGTGTCCGGAATCATGAAGCTGTGGCACTTCATCACCCACAGCTTCCTTGATGACCAGACCGCGTGGTTGGTCTCCATCGTGCTGCTCGTCCTCACCATCCGGGGGCTGATCGCGCCGCTGTCCTGGTCCTCGGTGAAGATGGGCCGCACCGGCGCGCTCATGCGCCCGGCCAAGCGCGACATCGAGCGCCGCACCGAGGAAGCCACGACCATCGAGGAGTACAAGGCTCTCCAGGTTGAGACCGAGGAGCTGAACAAGAAGTTCAACTACCGGCCGCTCATCGGCTGTATCCCGCCGCTTATCATGATGCCCTTCTTCCTGGGCCTGTACCAGGTGGTACTGCGCATGGCGCGGCCCTCGACGGGCGACACCGTGGGTCTGCTCAGCGCCGCGGAGGTCGAGGCCTTCCGCGAGACGACGTTCATGGGCATCCCGCTGCCGGCCTTCGTCTCGATGCCGCACGACTGGGCCGCGGAACTCGGCATCACCGGCGAAGAGGTCCGCCACGTCATCATGCCGTGGCTGGTCGCCGCCCTCATCTTTACCACCGTGAACATGGTGATCACCGGCTACCGCGCGTTCTTGACCACGCAGTTCGACCAGAAGGTGCCGCGGCGCATGTTCTACTTCGTTGTGATCATCATCCCGTTCGTGCCGTTTATGCTCTGGCACCTGGCAATGACCGGCCCGATCCCGGTGGCCATCATCTTGTACTGGGCCTGCACGAACCTGTTCACCCTGTGCCAGACGCTGGTCTTCGAGGTCTTCCTGCGGCGCCGGATGCCGCTGGGCACCGACGTCCACGAGCTGCGCCGCCAGAGCTGGAAAGACTTCCGGGCCAACCGGAAGAACAAGCTGAGCCGCGCCGAGAAGAAGGAAGAAAAGGGAAAGAAGCAGGCCCGGCGCAAGATGCAGCAGCAGGCCAGCCGCGAGCTCATGGCGGAGCGCCGCGCCGCTCGGAAGGAAGTCGGCAGACAGCAGGGGGCATCGGCAGCCAACGCAGGGGAAACGGTGGAAGGCGAAGCCGCCGAGGCCTCCCCAGCCCCCGAGGAAGACATAGAAAAAGGCCCCCGGGAAGGGGCCTAGCGAGACAAAGCCTTAGATGGAGTAGTCCGCCGGCGGGGCCGAGAGCATCTCCTGGGCCAGGTCGCGGGCGGTCTTGAGCGGGGTGACGTCGCGCTCCAAACGGGCCCCGGCGAGCCCGCCGTCGAGGAAGATGAGCAGCTGGCTGGCCTGCGCGTCCGAGGGGTAGCCGTTCTTCTCATTGAGCAGGGCGGTCATGGTGGAATGCATCCAGCGGCGGTGCTCCAGACAGGCCGCGACGATGCCGTGCTCGGACTCCGTTTCCGGACGCGGGTACTCGCCGGCGGCGTTGAGGAAGTGGGAGCCGCGGAATTCCTTGGCCGGTTCCTGCTCGATGGCCATGTCGTAGAAGGCCAGGATCTTCTCCTGCGGGTCCTTCGCGTTAGCGGTCCGTTCGTTCCACTCGGCGCGGTACTGCTCGTCGAGGTTTTCCAGGTAGGCGATAACGAGCGCGTCCTTGGAACCGAAGAGGGAGTACAGGGATGCCTTGGCGACGTCCGCCTCCCGGAGGATTCGGTCGATTCCGATGACCCGAATACCTTCCGTAGTAAACAGGCGGGTGGCGGAGTCGAGAAGTCGATTGCGCGGGCTCGGACGGTTCCGACGCGATTTCTTTTCTGCCACGGCTATCCTTTCCACAAACAAAAAACCGGTTCATCTACACAATATAGACGAACCGGTTTGTATGCGAATTTAGATTATTCCTTCTTGCTGCCCCCGCGGATCATGCCGACGATCCACAGCAGGATGCAGGCACCGGCGGTAGCCGTAATAATCTGCAGGAAGATGTTGCTCGGGTTGCCCTGGTTGATAAGCGACAGGATGCCGCCACCAATCAGACCACCAATGACACCGACGATCAGGTTAGTGACCAGCCCGTGATCCTTCTTCATAATCTTTTCTGCCAGCCAGCCGGCAATGATACCTACGATGATGGACATGAAAAAGCTTAGCCCCAGTCCCATAATATTCCTTCCAAAAGAACGCTTGACTTAGTAATTTACCGTGGGCGGGCCTACACTGTCGCCCGCCTACTTCCCATTGTGCCCGTTAAAACAGCAAAAGCCACAGATGCCCTGTCATAATTTCGGGCAACTATGGCTTAATAGCTTTCGCCTAGGGCGACTACTCAGACTACTCGGAGTCGGGGCGCACGACCATCATCGGGCACGGCGCGGACTGCAGCAGCGCGCGGGAGGTCGAGCCGAGCAGCATGCCCTTGAAGCCGCCGCGGCCGTGGGAGCCGACGACCAGCAACTGGGCACCCTCGGAGTTGTCCGACAGGGCGCGGACTGGGCGGTCACGCGCGATGATTTTCTTGACCGGCACGTCCGGGTACTTCTCCTGGAAGGAGGACAGGCGCTCAGCCAGCAGCTCGCCCTGCTCCTTTTCCACGTCTGCCCACTCGGCCTGTGCGGCGGACAGACCGGCCAGGGAAGCCTGGACCTGCATGTCCATCCAGGTGTGCACGGCGACCAGCTCGGAGGAGCGGGCGTTGGCTTCCTGGAAGGCGTACTCGGTGGCCTTCTGGGAGACCTCGGAGCCATCCACACCGACGACGACTGGGCCGTACTTGTTGGCCTCGTTGACGGCGTTGTCATCGCGCACGACAACCACCGGGCAGGCAGCGTGGGAGACCACGGAAGCGGAGACAGAGCCCATCACCATGCCGGACAGGCCGCCCATGCCGCGGGAGCCCATGACGATCATGGTGACGTCGTGCGACATCTCCAGCAGCATGTCGATGGGGGAACCCTCAGCCACGGTGTGGCCGATCTTCAGGTCGGGGAAGGACTCGTGCGCGATAGCGCGGGCTTCCTCGATCTTTTCCAGGGTCTCGTTCTGCAGGTCGTCGTAAAGCTCCTTCGGCGGAACCATGCCCTCGGCGTAGAGGAACTGCGGCATGGTGTAGCTGGAGGCAATCCGCAGCGGGATTCCACGCTTGGTGGCGGTGTTGGCCGCCCACCGAACGGCGTTGTGGGAAGCCTCAGAACCATCTACTGCAACGACAACAATGTCTTCTTTAGCCATTATCTTTAGTCCTTTCTCCGGTGGGCCTTACACAACCAATTATAGCCGGTTATAACAACTTACACGCGCGGCTAACCCCGAACTAGTCGATGATATGAGCAGCGTCGGAATTAGCCGGGAACAAGAAGGTGTACAAACCCACCAATATGTCGCGGAGAACGGCTCCGATACCATTGGAGGAAAATTCCAGAGCCGGCGCGAGGAGTGCATCAAAGTCCATGTCACAAAGGATAGCCCATCATCGGAAGGGATACAGCCCGTTAGGGATACAAAATGGACTAAACCCCACCCGCGTGCGGGTACCGGAAAGTGGCATCACGGCATGGGACTTCCTCGCCCACGTCATCACCAGCCAGCGCCACCGCCACCCAGCTGACGATGCCACCGCGCTCCAGCGCCGCTTCGACGACCACGCCGTCGTGCTCCGCGATGGCACGGTGCTCAGTCCGCGCTCTATCCTCCGCGCCGGCCAAGACGTCTACTTCTACCGCATGCCGGCTCAAGAAGAGCCCATCCCCTACGACATCCCCGTCGTCTACGAGGACGACAACCTCCTGGTGGCCAACAAGCCACCGTTCATGGCGACGATGCCCCGCG from Corynebacterium confusum includes these protein-coding regions:
- a CDS encoding class E sortase, with product MNHTRLSWQQVMGEIFMTVGVLLLLFAFYEAYWTNLKSAELQDEANQNLEQRWNERTNPRGKLHPELGEAFARMYIPSFASDYHFAILEGTDEDDLLKGPGRYVDSQMPGENGNFAVAGHRVGKGAPFNDLGKLETCDSIVIETQGEWVTYRVLPIDGQPADCFTPEQQEKIYGGPYAGAPGRHITLPGDIGVIAPIPGMAAGGPEPSEALLTLTTCHPQFSNAERMIVHAMKVDSSPTRPAAMEEE
- a CDS encoding DUF6474 family protein → MSLLKKARKLRAQAKAEAKAAKARARAEVKEASKAERRQQKLLAKQEKNLLKSEEKGLKKRRKHEEKMAKQELEKLKAGRFNSDNVKRYAGAARVAVPLLLPLAYRGLVALRENNEKRQAKKAGVSRDQLASFAGHGASLKARTQGIRNSLEGTDLPAGFKRDVRDRLDELDAATDNAEFMTADQRRRAHSSINTDIDGITYDIQQRLTTA
- a CDS encoding universal stress protein → MAKEDIVVVAVDGSEASHNAVRWAANTATKRGIPLRIASSYTMPQFLYAEGMVPPKELYDDLQNETLEKIEEARAIAHESFPDLKIGHTVAEGSPIDMLLEMSHDVTMIVMGSRGMGGLSGMVMGSVSASVVSHAACPVVVVRDDNAVNEANKYGPVVVGVDGSEVSQKATEYAFQEANARSSELVAVHTWMDMQVQASLAGLSAAQAEWADVEKEQGELLAERLSSFQEKYPDVPVKKIIARDRPVRALSDNSEGAQLLVVGSHGRGGFKGMLLGSTSRALLQSAPCPMMVVRPDSE
- a CDS encoding LuxR C-terminal-related transcriptional regulator; amino-acid sequence: MIRVLLADDHEIVRLGLRAVLEEADDIEVVGEVATAEAAISAAQAGGIDVLLMDLRFGAGVEGTRVMGGAEATAAIRSHMEHPPKVLVVTNYDTDADILGAIEAGALGYLLKDAPPAELLAAVRSAADGDSALSPMVADRLMTRVRTPRTSLTPRELEVLKLVAAGASNRQIGQDLMLSEATVKSHLVHIYDKLGVRSRTSAVAAAREQGVL
- a CDS encoding TM0106 family RecB-like putative nuclease, producing MSDWLTASDLVGCQYRRVQARRFPEIPAPASAAARADRLRAAREAVAEQLPQQGKKVRRKDLGPLPADDASQRAAATQRALSGAHTHITGGVLIAEGVAVNVDLLLRTPDGVVPVLVSNHRVARKKPGKTLPGVPTHRLGLSRPLPLPYQARHHVADGYRLALAERALGEQYAGRAGIIGQDRQLTFFTETQRYQAALDTALARPLPQAPRRVKECASCRFWPVCEPELTAVDDISLFLPGDKADPYREQGIDSVQALIDADYYPASQLAAAWREGITLLARDAPAIPRADVEVDVDMEAYLDQGAYLWGAWYAGEYYPFVTWEPLGGRAEARNFAAFWDWLMGIRARAHAAGQTFAAYCYSAHGENHWIRMSAKRFGQPALAEVESFLSSPEWVDLFAHVRAHFLGPSGLGLKVVAPHAGFHWRQGDFAGEESVAARRAALRGDTAVREALLTYNEDDVQATRAVRDWMSAGAPGVRYLQKPPAAAPGSPDRR
- the yidC gene encoding membrane protein insertase YidC, producing the protein MLTIFMYPVSGIMKLWHFITHSFLDDQTAWLVSIVLLVLTIRGLIAPLSWSSVKMGRTGALMRPAKRDIERRTEEATTIEEYKALQVETEELNKKFNYRPLIGCIPPLIMMPFFLGLYQVVLRMARPSTGDTVGLLSAAEVEAFRETTFMGIPLPAFVSMPHDWAAELGITGEEVRHVIMPWLVAALIFTTVNMVITGYRAFLTTQFDQKVPRRMFYFVVIIIPFVPFMLWHLAMTGPIPVAIILYWACTNLFTLCQTLVFEVFLRRRMPLGTDVHELRRQSWKDFRANRKNKLSRAEKKEEKGKKQARRKMQQQASRELMAERRAARKEVGRQQGASAANAGETVEGEAAEASPAPEEDIEKGPREGA
- a CDS encoding DUF2020 domain-containing protein encodes the protein MPKSLLPAVLVVALGLAACSSESSDAPESDNSAQPAAEQPADSNDTAPENAAAEQPGDGLPVETTAEATEPGECPYLDGQWLAETNGQRLTDQAIDPRFSTPACIFWSYPEDPQATVIIREMPDRDAAMDVVDWAAPVDATELAEFDGWSGGRGILGDQAVFAVQKDNHAVAVWTNQLQTIKAESIAREAITNLGL
- a CDS encoding sensor histidine kinase, with product MSTSLEHPSAENLSDADVLRNGIHILTATLLVIAIFASVRMPLGDAAANLVLLSAFAAVYFAGSIYMHLWLFTVKLLWLAALTALWVLDLTIAPAGIYLVFSLFFLYLRVLSMFWGVIMVIVAGVISVVVQIPDGLTFGGVMGPGVSAVVTIAIYYAFDTLHRINLEREELIAELVETRAQLAQTEREAGISAERQRIAHEIHDTLAQGLSSIQMLLHAAQRDIASEDPVRASQRMDLARSTAAENLKEARAMIAALQPAGLSETSLAGALTRMAEGYAATGELEMEVETDGEPRQLPMKVEAALLRIAQGAAGNVVKHAHASRARVTVTYEDDEVRLDVVDNGRGFDPEEVRDRPAGLGHIGLSALQRRAEELGGTISVESTPGCGTAVSVSVPLVD
- a CDS encoding GlsB/YeaQ/YmgE family stress response membrane protein → MGLGLSFFMSIIVGIIAGWLAEKIMKKDHGLVTNLIVGVIGGLIGGGILSLINQGNPSNIFLQIITATAGACILLWIVGMIRGGSKKE
- a CDS encoding TetR/AcrR family transcriptional regulator, with product MAEKKSRRNRPSPRNRLLDSATRLFTTEGIRVIGIDRILREADVAKASLYSLFGSKDALVIAYLENLDEQYRAEWNERTANAKDPQEKILAFYDMAIEQEPAKEFRGSHFLNAAGEYPRPETESEHGIVAACLEHRRWMHSTMTALLNEKNGYPSDAQASQLLIFLDGGLAGARLERDVTPLKTARDLAQEMLSAPPADYSI